DNA from Chryseobacterium wanjuense:
AGTGAAAAGTTCCCATCCAAAGGCTTCTCGCATTGCTTTGTCCTACCACTTTTGCGATACGTTCTTTCATTTCGCGGGCGGCTTTGTTGGTAAAAGTAAGTGCTAAAATATTAAAAGGATCTACCCCATTTGTAATTAAATGAGCAATACGCATCGTCAGTACACGAGTTTTCCCCGAACCAGCTCCGGCAAGAACCATCAAAGGTCCCTGTAAAGTGGTAACGGCTTCAAATTGTGATTCATTCAGTCCTTTCAGATAATCCTCCATGCTGCAAAAAATTTTTGGGAACACAAAATTAGTGTATTATATGGAGAATTCAAATTTTGGTTTTAGATATTAGAAGTTGGAATAAGCTTATATAGAATTAATAATAAAAAATAAAGACTATTCTCTATTATTGGAAATCGCAAAGGCGCAAAAACTTTTACCTTGATGCAGGTTTTAAGGTGCAAGAAAATCAAAGATTTTTAGCAAGCATTTTATAAAATAAAAACTATAGAAATTTTATCGCAGATAAAATCCTTGCGCCTTAAAATAGTTTTTAATATTATTTGCGCCTTTGCGATTTCCAATAATAATGAACAATCTTACACTTTAATAATCCTTCCATTAAAAACTCCGGCAATCGATTTTTCATAAGCCTTCGCTACTTTCCAGGCTTCAACAGGGATAAAACCAGGGAAAAATGGATGATAATCCTCCGATTCCACTAAAACAGTCGGACTGATACAATTGATTCTGATATTTCTCGGCAATTCATAAGAACTGGCCTTCACAAAGCCTTCGATAGCTCCATTCACGGTAGTTCCGATGATACCTCCGGCGATAGGCTCGTCTGTAAGAACTCCTGAAATTAAGGTAAATGAACCGTTATCATTAATGAAAGGCAGTGCGGTACGAACAATATTGATCTGCCCCATCAATTTGCTTTCGAAAGAAAAGGCAAAATCCTGATCTGTGAAATTTTCCAGAGGTCCGAATTTTACATCTCCGGCAGCATTGGCCACTGCATCGAAATTTCCAACCGATCTGAAAAGCTGTTCCAAACTATTTTTATCCTGAATATCCGCATGAAAATCTCCAGAGTTTCGGGAAACCCGGATCACTTCATGACCATTTCCTTCAAGATTTTTTGAAACTTCCTTTCCAATCGTGCCGCTTGATCCGATGACGATGATTTTTAACTTTTTAGAATCCATATTATATTAAGATTTGATTTAAAAATTTATTTAAAATACTCTTTTTAACGCAAAGTTTTTTTTTATAATTAATTGAGATTTCTATAAGATTTAGGTGACATTCCGGTTTTGTTTTTGAAAAGCTTTGTGAAGTGTGACGGGTGCTCAAATCCCAGATCATATGCGATTCCGCTGATGGATTCGTCGGTACTCCACAACAATGCTTTCGCTTTATCAATTAATTTTAAATGAATATATTCCTGACAGGATTTTCCGGTGTATTTTTTTAATAAATCCGAAAGGTAATTCGGTGACATATTCAGTTTTCCGGCAAAATAGGCAACGTCCGGAATTCCTGACTGCACCAGCGTTTCCTGAGCAAAATAATCATTCAGCAACCGTTCAAAATTGGCAACCACATCATTACTCGCTTTTGTTCTGGTAAAAAACTGGCGTTCATAAAACCGCTCACAATACGACAGCAGCAACTCCAGATTCGTCAGAATAATATGGTAAGAATGCTTATCTACATTCAAGGAAATTTCTTTCTGAATATTTTTCACACAGTCTTCCAGCACAAGCCTTTCCGCTTCCGAAATATGCAGCCCTTCGCTTGTATCATACCCGAAAAATGAATATTCCGTCAGTTTATGTCCTTTTCCTGTGGCATTCAGGAAATCGGGATGAATGTAAATTCCCCAACCGCTCACTTTATTTTCCATTCCGGGAGACAAGGTCTGATGCGGAGCCGTAAACATCATCGTTCCTTCGGAGAAATCATAATTCGTTCTTCCGTACTGAAAACTTCCTTCTATTTTTTTACAGGCAATGGAATATAAATCCAGTCTGTAAACGGCATCGGGTTTCCTGTGGCTCCGGTCGACTTTAGCCAGATCAACAACGGTCACAAGCGGATGCAATGGCTTTTCATACCGAAAAAAATCGTGCAGTTCCGAAATCGAATTGATGTCTACATAATCCATTTTGCCTATTTTTTTACATTAAAAATAATAAATTTAAATATAAATTCCTCCACTGATTTCAATACGCTGAGCATTCACAAACCGGCTGTCATCAGAAAGCATTGAAGCTACAAAAAGACCCACATCATCGGCTTCTCCGAGTCTTCCTAAAGCTGTCATTCCCGCAATTTGCTGACGGTGGCTTTCATCTCCTTTTCCTCCACCGAATTCTGTATCAATAGCTCCGGGAGCCACAGAATTGGCCCTGATTTTTTTGTCTGCAAATTCTTTCGCAAAATATCTCGTTAAGGAATCAATTCCGGCTTTGATCGCGCCGTAGACCGCAACTGTCGGAAATGCAAATCTGGCCAAACCGGATGATATATTAATGATCTGCCCTCCGTTTTCCATCAAAGGCTCCAATTGTTGCGTGAGAAAAAATACACCTTTAAAATTAACATTAATTAATTCATCAAAAATAGCTTCCGTGGTATCTTTTATTAATGTTCTTTGGGCGATTCCTGCATTATTTACAAGATAATCGAAAGAATCTCTGCCCCAATCTTTCAACGTTTTTGATACTTCATCAGCAAAACCTGAAAATGTGCTGATATCGGCTACATTTAATTTCAAAGCAATTGCTTTTCCACCATTTGCATTGATTTCTTCTGCTACGGCTTTTCCCTGTTCCGGATTGTTGTTGTAGGTTAAAATAACAGCTATCCCACGTTTTGCGGCATTGATAGCGATACTTTTTCCAATTCCGCGGCTTCCACCTGTGATCACCGCGATTTTCTGATTGTGATTATTTGTTTCCATAAGACTTGATTTTTATAGGACAAAGTTCCACACTTTCAGTATTTTAAAATTAAACTTTTAAAGAAATTACTTATACATTTTACTGATTATAAATGTTTAGACTTATTTTGATAAAAAATCAGCTATAGATTGTAACAATTAGAGTAAATTTGGCACTAATTGACAAAACAATTTCTACTTTATGAAAAAGCGACTTCTTTCTGTTGCTGCAGCGGCTTTCTTCGGGATGGCTCTGAATGCACAACAAATTAAATTCGAAGAGTATGACTTACCAAACGGTCTTCACGTAATTCTTCATCAGGACAATTCTGCACCGGTAGTTACAACAGGTGTAATGTATCACGTAGGTGCAAAAGATGAAGTAAAAGGAAGAACAGGTTTCGCGCATTTTTTCGAGCACCTTTTATTCGAAGGAACACCAAACATCAAAAGAGGTGAATGGTTCAAAATAGTTTCTTCAAACGGAGGACAAAACAACGCCAATACGACAAACGACAGAACGTATTACTACGAGACTTTCCCATCAAATAACGAACAATTGGGTCTTTGGATGGAAGCTGAAAGAATGCGTCACGCGTTGATCAACCAAGTTGGTGTAGACACACAAAGAGAGGTTGTAAAAGAAGAAAAAAGATTGAGAATGGATAACCAGCCTTATGGAAATCTTTTCACGACAATTCAGAAAAACTTATTTACCAATCACCCGTACAACTGGCCGACGATCGGTTCTATGGAAGATTTAAATGCTGCAAAACTAGATGAGTTCCAGGCATTTTATAAAAAATATTACGTTCCGAACAACGCTACTTTAGTCGTTGCCGGAGACATCAAGCCTGAGCAGACTAAAAAATGGATTCAGGAATATTACGGAGGAATTCCAAAAGGAACCCTATATCCTAAAAATTTCCCGAAAGACACTCCTATCACTCAGGAAAAAGAAGTAACAGCTACGGATCCTAACATCCAGCTTCCTGCTTACGTTTTTGCGTACAGAACGCCGGGTAACAAAGAGAAAGACGCTTATGTTCTGGATATGCTTTCTTCTTATTTAAGTAATGGTAAATCTTCGGTTTTATATAAAAAATTAGTTGACCAGGATAAAAAAGCACTTCAGGTAGCTGCTTTCAACCAAGGTCTTGAAGATTACAGTATTTTCGCATTCTTCGCGATCCCGATGGGACAGACTACTAAAGCAACTTTACAAGCTGACATCGATGCTGAAATCAAAAAACTTCAGACGACTTTAATCTCCGAAGAAGATTATCAGAAACTTCAAAACCAGTATGAAAACCAGTTTGTGAATGCCAACTCAAGCATTCAGGGAATTGCAGCTTCATTAGCAACGAACCACGTATTGATGGGAGATACCAACCTTATCAATAAAGAAATCGACATTTACAGATCTATCACAAGACAGGATCTGCAAAATGCGGCTAAAAAGTATCTTAATTCCAACCAAAGAATAATCATTAACTACGTACCTGAAAAGAAATAATCATTCAGAATTTTAGGTTTAAAGCTGATTATTAAAATTAAATTTTTACAAATGAAAAAGCAATTAACATATATAGCTGCAGCGTTTTTCTTCACAGGAATGGTTTCAGCACAGAAAATTGATCTTAATGCAATGCCAAAGCCGGGGCCGACTCCAGCGATTAATATTGCCAAGCCAAAAACATTCCAGCTAAGCAACGGTCTTACGGTAATGGTGGTAGAAAACAACAA
Protein-coding regions in this window:
- a CDS encoding short chain dehydrogenase, producing MDSKKLKIIVIGSSGTIGKEVSKNLEGNGHEVIRVSRNSGDFHADIQDKNSLEQLFRSVGNFDAVANAAGDVKFGPLENFTDQDFAFSFESKLMGQINIVRTALPFINDNGSFTLISGVLTDEPIAGGIIGTTVNGAIEGFVKASSYELPRNIRINCISPTVLVESEDYHPFFPGFIPVEAWKVAKAYEKSIAGVFNGRIIKV
- a CDS encoding helix-turn-helix domain-containing protein, encoding MDYVDINSISELHDFFRYEKPLHPLVTVVDLAKVDRSHRKPDAVYRLDLYSIACKKIEGSFQYGRTNYDFSEGTMMFTAPHQTLSPGMENKVSGWGIYIHPDFLNATGKGHKLTEYSFFGYDTSEGLHISEAERLVLEDCVKNIQKEISLNVDKHSYHIILTNLELLLSYCERFYERQFFTRTKASNDVVANFERLLNDYFAQETLVQSGIPDVAYFAGKLNMSPNYLSDLLKKYTGKSCQEYIHLKLIDKAKALLWSTDESISGIAYDLGFEHPSHFTKLFKNKTGMSPKSYRNLN
- a CDS encoding SDR family NAD(P)-dependent oxidoreductase — protein: METNNHNQKIAVITGGSRGIGKSIAINAAKRGIAVILTYNNNPEQGKAVAEEINANGGKAIALKLNVADISTFSGFADEVSKTLKDWGRDSFDYLVNNAGIAQRTLIKDTTEAIFDELINVNFKGVFFLTQQLEPLMENGGQIINISSGLARFAFPTVAVYGAIKAGIDSLTRYFAKEFADKKIRANSVAPGAIDTEFGGGKGDESHRQQIAGMTALGRLGEADDVGLFVASMLSDDSRFVNAQRIEISGGIYI
- a CDS encoding M16 family metallopeptidase, translating into MKKRLLSVAAAAFFGMALNAQQIKFEEYDLPNGLHVILHQDNSAPVVTTGVMYHVGAKDEVKGRTGFAHFFEHLLFEGTPNIKRGEWFKIVSSNGGQNNANTTNDRTYYYETFPSNNEQLGLWMEAERMRHALINQVGVDTQREVVKEEKRLRMDNQPYGNLFTTIQKNLFTNHPYNWPTIGSMEDLNAAKLDEFQAFYKKYYVPNNATLVVAGDIKPEQTKKWIQEYYGGIPKGTLYPKNFPKDTPITQEKEVTATDPNIQLPAYVFAYRTPGNKEKDAYVLDMLSSYLSNGKSSVLYKKLVDQDKKALQVAAFNQGLEDYSIFAFFAIPMGQTTKATLQADIDAEIKKLQTTLISEEDYQKLQNQYENQFVNANSSIQGIAASLATNHVLMGDTNLINKEIDIYRSITRQDLQNAAKKYLNSNQRIIINYVPEKK